One stretch of Rosistilla oblonga DNA includes these proteins:
- a CDS encoding DUF4357 domain-containing protein, producing the protein MRFQLACCGQWPDRSRFSGTTTRVTTWTVRLTGAGHVGYTCSSATALVDEETLVGLSDQGLLQFAEDVYFNSPSAGAAIVAAGNTNGRIAWKIVGTRQTYGEWHQAQLPSDDDE; encoded by the coding sequence ATGCGGTTCCAACTCGCCTGTTGCGGACAATGGCCCGACAGGTCGCGGTTTAGTGGAACAACAACGCGGGTAACAACTTGGACGGTCCGCCTGACGGGGGCCGGGCATGTTGGCTATACCTGTAGCTCTGCGACAGCACTCGTCGACGAAGAGACGCTGGTCGGGCTGTCGGATCAAGGCCTACTCCAGTTCGCCGAAGACGTGTACTTCAATAGTCCCAGTGCCGGTGCGGCGATCGTTGCCGCAGGAAACACCAACGGACGTATCGCTTGGAAAATTGTCGGCACCCGACAAACGTATGGTGAATGGCATCAGGCACAACTCCCAAGTGATGATGACGAATGA
- a CDS encoding cyclic-phosphate processing receiver domain-containing protein, with product MMTNEDLSDDERAAPDGWRRVSWPDEVIELLKAGGVSAISLDHDLGDEDRGTGCDVVLWIEDQLQCTGLCLQR from the coding sequence ATGATGACGAATGAAGATCTATCTGACGACGAACGAGCCGCTCCGGATGGCTGGCGACGCGTTTCTTGGCCCGATGAGGTGATCGAGCTACTGAAAGCTGGTGGCGTCAGTGCGATCAGCTTGGATCACGACCTTGGCGACGAAGACCGGGGGACAGGCTGCGATGTGGTACTGTGGATCGAAGACCAGTTGCAATGCACGGGTCTGTGCCTCCAGCGATGA